A DNA window from Thiobacillus denitrificans ATCC 25259 contains the following coding sequences:
- a CDS encoding asparagine synthetase B family protein — MDGIFGWLGADGAHQDLIRQIAGGDADAAGLRRYHSAELGLAAQSRFGKADIAVEDGHAVALMGRPRFVDADLARVARETGPAAAVAQGWRSHGAGLPARMQGNFAFAVLEPQAKKACLVLDRMGAERLGYAHRGDQLVFGSSVQHVAAHPAVGRNIEPQAIYDYLYFHNIPAPRSLYRGVHKLLPGQIVTLENGRLATRFYWHADYTPHDAGFDVQRDAFRRVLDAAVRDADGPATAAFLSGGTDSSTVVGALTAARGGPVDTFSIGFDAEGFDEMAYARCAAARYDSRRHEYYLKPADIVTAIPLIAREYDEPFGNDSAVPTYFCARAAREAGFGRMLAGDGGDEIFGGNARYAKQKLFENYFRVPAPLRHGLIEPLATLPGVSDHFPLSKLKSYVRQANMGLPLRMESYNFLHRTPLDQIFAADFVAAVDPSAADAALTEVYARTASDHYINRMMHLDLKFTLADNDLRKVGTMTEAAGVEVAYPLLDDRLVALANHLPVDWKVRGQALRWFFKEALRDLLPEEIINKRKHGFGLPFGVWSTQHAPLAELVHDSLSDFKRRGWVQPGYLDHMLAMQRGPHASYYGVMIWVVMMLERWLQANAH; from the coding sequence ATGGATGGCATTTTTGGCTGGCTAGGCGCCGACGGCGCGCATCAGGACCTGATCCGGCAGATCGCGGGCGGCGATGCCGACGCGGCCGGCCTGCGTCGATACCACAGCGCGGAACTCGGACTGGCGGCGCAGTCGCGCTTCGGCAAGGCCGACATCGCGGTCGAGGATGGACACGCGGTGGCGCTCATGGGACGCCCGCGCTTCGTCGACGCGGACCTCGCGCGCGTCGCCCGCGAAACCGGCCCGGCCGCCGCGGTCGCGCAGGGCTGGCGCAGCCACGGCGCCGGCCTGCCGGCGCGCATGCAGGGGAATTTCGCCTTCGCCGTGCTCGAGCCGCAGGCGAAGAAGGCCTGCCTCGTGCTCGACCGCATGGGTGCGGAACGCCTGGGCTACGCGCATCGCGGCGACCAGCTCGTTTTCGGCAGCAGCGTCCAGCACGTCGCCGCCCACCCTGCCGTCGGCCGCAACATCGAGCCGCAGGCGATCTACGACTACCTGTACTTCCACAACATCCCCGCGCCGCGCAGCCTCTACCGCGGCGTGCACAAGCTGCTGCCCGGACAGATCGTCACGCTCGAGAACGGACGGCTCGCGACGCGCTTCTACTGGCACGCCGATTACACGCCGCACGACGCGGGCTTCGACGTGCAGCGCGACGCCTTCCGTCGCGTCCTCGACGCGGCCGTGCGCGACGCCGACGGGCCGGCGACCGCAGCGTTTCTCTCGGGCGGCACCGACAGTTCGACGGTCGTCGGCGCGCTGACGGCGGCGCGCGGCGGGCCCGTCGATACCTTCTCGATCGGTTTCGACGCCGAGGGCTTCGACGAAATGGCGTATGCCCGCTGTGCCGCCGCGCGGTACGACAGCCGGCGCCACGAGTACTACCTCAAGCCGGCCGACATCGTCACCGCGATTCCGCTGATCGCGCGCGAATACGACGAGCCCTTCGGCAACGACTCCGCGGTCCCGACCTATTTCTGCGCCCGCGCCGCGCGCGAAGCGGGCTTCGGACGCATGCTCGCCGGCGACGGCGGCGACGAGATATTCGGCGGCAACGCGCGCTACGCGAAGCAGAAGCTGTTCGAAAATTATTTCCGCGTGCCGGCGCCGCTGCGCCACGGCCTGATCGAGCCGCTGGCGACGCTTCCGGGCGTGTCCGATCACTTTCCGCTGTCCAAGCTCAAGAGCTACGTCCGCCAGGCGAACATGGGGCTGCCGCTGCGCATGGAAAGCTACAACTTCCTGCACCGCACGCCGCTCGACCAGATCTTCGCCGCCGATTTCGTCGCCGCGGTCGATCCTTCGGCGGCGGATGCAGCGCTCACCGAGGTCTACGCGCGCACGGCGTCGGACCACTACATCAACCGCATGATGCATCTCGACCTCAAGTTCACGCTCGCCGACAACGACCTGCGCAAGGTCGGCACGATGACCGAGGCGGCGGGGGTCGAGGTCGCCTACCCGCTGCTCGACGACCGCCTGGTCGCGCTCGCGAACCATCTTCCGGTCGACTGGAAGGTACGCGGACAAGCGCTGCGCTGGTTCTTCAAGGAAGCCCTGCGCGACCTGCTGCCGGAAGAGATCATCAACAAGCGCAAGCACGGCTTCGGCCTGCCGTTCGGCGTATGGAGCACACAACACGCGCCGCTCGCCGAACTCGTGCACGACAGTCTCTCGGACTTCAAGCGCCGTGGCTGGGTCCAGCCGGGCTACCTCGACCACATGCTCGCGATGCAGCGTGGCCCGCACGCGAGCTACTACGGCGTCATGATCTGGGTCGTGATGATGCTCGAGCGCTGGCTGCAGGCGAACGCGCACTAG
- a CDS encoding glycosyltransferase family 2 protein, producing the protein MTPRFSVVIPAYNAAATLARAIESVRAQSWPAHEIIVVDDGSSDATADVAAGFGDDVRLIRQPNQGVAAARNRGAREASGDWLAFLDADDWYAPDRLRLHAEWIAEDPTLDFLTGDYEYRDEAGTPLGTSMAQHDAGRRMLDKAGGARRVVMDAADEIAAFVADHFGDTHTLSLRRERFIALGGYPVGFKVCEDVHLLTRLVAVSRRIGVSCACLAVYLIHGGSATRRDPVAAQRENVRTLADLARLAENFPLPVRQGVAARMADARYNLGCALVREGQRLAAVRAVWPSFAARPGRQSLRRLLSMLKG; encoded by the coding sequence GTGACGCCGCGCTTTTCGGTCGTCATTCCGGCGTACAACGCCGCGGCGACGCTCGCGCGCGCGATCGAATCGGTGCGCGCGCAGAGCTGGCCCGCGCACGAGATCATCGTCGTCGACGACGGGTCGAGCGACGCGACCGCGGACGTCGCTGCAGGCTTCGGCGACGACGTGCGCCTGATCCGACAGCCGAACCAGGGCGTCGCCGCCGCGCGCAACCGCGGCGCGCGCGAGGCCAGCGGCGACTGGCTCGCGTTCCTCGACGCCGACGACTGGTACGCGCCGGACCGGCTGAGGCTGCACGCCGAATGGATCGCCGAAGACCCGACGCTCGATTTCCTGACCGGAGACTACGAATACCGCGACGAGGCGGGGACACCGCTCGGAACGTCGATGGCCCAGCACGACGCCGGGCGCCGCATGCTCGACAAGGCAGGCGGCGCGCGGCGCGTCGTGATGGACGCAGCGGACGAGATCGCGGCCTTCGTCGCCGACCATTTCGGCGATACCCACACGCTGTCGCTGCGTCGCGAACGCTTCATCGCGCTCGGCGGCTATCCCGTCGGCTTCAAGGTCTGCGAGGACGTGCATCTGCTGACGCGTCTGGTCGCGGTGAGCCGGCGCATCGGCGTGAGCTGCGCGTGTCTCGCCGTCTACCTGATCCACGGCGGCAGCGCGACGCGGCGCGATCCGGTCGCGGCGCAGCGCGAGAACGTGCGCACGCTCGCCGACCTCGCGCGGCTCGCCGAGAATTTCCCGCTGCCGGTGAGGCAGGGCGTGGCGGCGCGCATGGCCGATGCGCGCTACAACCTCGGATGCGCCCTGGTCCGCGAGGGGCAGCGCCTCGCCGCGGTCAGGGCGGTGTGGCCGTCGTTCGCGGCGCGCCCGGGCAGGCAGAGCCTGCGCAGGCTGTTGTCGATGCTGAAAGGATGA
- a CDS encoding glycosyltransferase, with protein sequence MSEPKPAWPVAVFAHNEARNIVACLDSLQGASHPIDCHVLANACSDDTEALVRDYAERHPNVHLASIALGDKANAWNVFVHELAPAGAPYYFFIDGDVRATPGSLDALAHQLARHADANGASALPCSGRGVEAFRRDMLKDRGVAGNLYALRGSFVDRIRERGIAMPVGTIGEDALMGAMLKWDLRGDTRWDDSKVVVAEAAGFTFDSVSPWRSREWRKYFRRRVRYSVRAYQNRMLGRAIQPAGFEALPRHVRELYRRYPELLSVGWRGVDTVFDWFAVREIKASR encoded by the coding sequence ATGAGTGAACCGAAGCCCGCGTGGCCGGTCGCGGTGTTCGCGCACAACGAGGCGCGCAACATCGTCGCCTGTCTCGACAGCCTGCAGGGCGCCAGCCATCCGATCGACTGCCACGTGCTCGCCAACGCGTGCAGCGACGACACCGAAGCGCTGGTGCGCGACTATGCCGAGCGGCACCCGAACGTCCACCTCGCGTCGATCGCGCTCGGTGACAAGGCCAACGCCTGGAACGTCTTCGTGCACGAGCTTGCGCCGGCCGGTGCGCCGTACTATTTTTTCATCGACGGCGACGTTCGCGCGACGCCCGGTTCGCTCGATGCGCTGGCGCACCAGCTCGCACGCCATGCCGATGCGAACGGCGCGTCGGCGCTGCCGTGCAGCGGACGCGGCGTCGAGGCCTTCCGCCGCGACATGCTGAAAGACCGGGGTGTCGCAGGCAACCTCTATGCGCTGCGCGGCAGCTTCGTCGATCGCATCCGCGAGCGCGGCATCGCGATGCCGGTCGGAACCATCGGCGAGGATGCCCTGATGGGCGCGATGCTGAAATGGGATTTGCGCGGCGACACGCGCTGGGATGACAGCAAGGTCGTCGTCGCCGAGGCGGCGGGGTTCACCTTCGATTCGGTCTCGCCCTGGCGCTCGCGCGAATGGCGCAAGTATTTCCGCCGCCGCGTGCGCTACAGTGTGCGGGCTTACCAGAACCGCATGCTCGGGCGCGCGATCCAGCCGGCCGGGTTCGAGGCGTTGCCGCGCCACGTACGCGAGCTGTACCGCCGCTATCCCGAACTGCTGAGCGTCGGCTGGCGCGGCGTCGACACCGTGTTCGACTGGTTTGCCGTCCGTGAAATCAAGGCCTCGCGCTGA
- a CDS encoding putative O-glycosylation ligase, exosortase A system-associated has product MRDIFVVSVIFGLLPFVLRRPWLGILLWSWLGYMNPHRLAWGFAYNLPFSMIVGLVTIAAFMASKEKKEMPWTRETIFLLIFVAWMLFTTLFAFYPDVAWMQWDKVWKIQLMIFLTALIINDRDKLHWLLWVIVLSFGFYGIKGGIFTIINGGAYRVQGPSETFITGNNELALALVMTIPLIRYLHLQDTRKWMKTGLAAAMVLTGVAAIGSQSRGGLVAMVAMGIFLWLKSRNKIVTGLYMAVAVGIIAAVMPQEWYDRMNTINTYQDDQSAQGRINAWHTAFNVAKDRVTGGGFEMWRPPVFRQYAPDPYNVRDVHSIYFEIMGEQGFIGFALFMLLGLLAWLRAQQIIKRCKKDPDKKWAADLAAMIQVSLIGYAAGGAFLGMGYFDLPYHLMVILVLVAKFSGVLQKQPVPVGGFGKRREAAAG; this is encoded by the coding sequence ATGAGAGATATTTTCGTCGTAAGCGTCATTTTCGGGTTGCTGCCTTTCGTCCTCAGACGTCCCTGGCTCGGCATCCTGCTCTGGTCGTGGCTCGGCTACATGAACCCGCACCGGCTGGCCTGGGGCTTCGCCTACAACCTGCCGTTTTCGATGATCGTCGGCCTCGTCACGATCGCCGCCTTCATGGCGTCGAAGGAAAAGAAGGAGATGCCGTGGACGCGGGAGACGATTTTTCTCCTGATCTTCGTCGCCTGGATGCTCTTCACGACGCTCTTCGCGTTCTATCCCGACGTCGCCTGGATGCAGTGGGACAAGGTGTGGAAGATCCAGCTCATGATCTTTCTCACCGCGCTCATCATCAACGATCGCGACAAGCTGCACTGGCTGCTCTGGGTGATCGTGCTGTCCTTCGGTTTCTACGGGATCAAGGGCGGCATCTTCACGATCATCAACGGCGGAGCCTACCGCGTGCAGGGGCCGAGCGAGACCTTCATCACGGGCAACAACGAACTCGCGCTGGCGCTCGTGATGACCATCCCGTTGATCCGCTACCTGCATCTGCAGGACACCCGCAAGTGGATGAAGACCGGGCTCGCCGCCGCGATGGTCCTGACCGGCGTCGCGGCGATCGGCAGCCAGTCGCGTGGCGGACTCGTGGCGATGGTCGCGATGGGTATCTTTCTCTGGCTCAAGAGCCGCAACAAGATCGTGACCGGCCTCTACATGGCCGTCGCGGTCGGCATCATCGCGGCGGTCATGCCGCAGGAATGGTACGACCGCATGAACACGATCAACACCTACCAGGACGACCAGTCGGCGCAGGGTCGGATCAACGCCTGGCACACCGCGTTCAACGTCGCCAAGGACCGCGTCACCGGCGGCGGCTTCGAGATGTGGCGGCCGCCCGTGTTCCGCCAGTACGCGCCGGATCCCTACAACGTGCGCGACGTGCACAGCATCTATTTCGAGATCATGGGCGAGCAGGGGTTCATCGGCTTCGCGCTGTTCATGCTGCTCGGGCTCCTGGCCTGGCTGCGCGCGCAGCAGATCATCAAGCGCTGCAAGAAAGATCCGGACAAGAAATGGGCCGCCGATCTGGCCGCGATGATCCAGGTCAGCCTGATCGGCTACGCGGCAGGCGGCGCCTTCCTCGGCATGGGCTATTTCGACCTGCCCTACCACCTGATGGTCATTCTGGTGCTGGTCGCCAAATTCTCCGGCGTGCTGCAGAAACAGCCGGTGCCCGTGGGGGGATTCGGCAAGCGGCGCGAGGCCGCGGCGGGGTAG
- a CDS encoding glycosyltransferase: MHVPWKVRNAARLTRNGLAFAQHKAGAALRRPQGKKVVFCCNFHGTSGATIAIARIADLLASRYAVSFVAGPASDYNAMLGTAVTLVSPRVLQQETFDLYVCDGHMDESFFAWLAAHERLCLLTIHGVLRKDNKLEKVHLATRSHLVSEIQFMHHAVDRSRYFVIPNYCERIAKRQRTRNVGIVGRLDDPKKNVAAALEVARRSSAAQIHLWGGADSHAPDGRVSVHAWSRDKNRIYDSFDVLVSMSEEESMGLTVIEAMSCGIPCVLADIPGFQIYRGCPGVALVPLGDRDAAVEWVDRFLDARAELAPALIARWQAHYSRDAVAAQWFREVEALTSHAA, from the coding sequence ATGCACGTCCCGTGGAAAGTCAGGAACGCCGCGCGGCTCACGCGCAACGGCCTCGCGTTCGCGCAGCACAAGGCCGGCGCCGCGCTGCGGCGCCCGCAAGGGAAGAAGGTCGTGTTTTGCTGCAATTTCCACGGCACGTCGGGCGCGACGATCGCCATCGCGCGCATCGCCGACCTGCTGGCCAGCCGCTACGCCGTGAGTTTCGTCGCCGGCCCGGCGAGCGACTACAACGCAATGCTCGGCACGGCCGTCACGCTGGTGTCGCCGCGCGTGCTGCAGCAGGAGACCTTCGATCTCTACGTCTGCGACGGCCACATGGACGAGTCGTTCTTCGCCTGGCTCGCGGCGCATGAGCGCCTGTGTCTGCTCACGATCCACGGCGTGCTGCGCAAGGATAACAAGCTGGAAAAGGTGCACTTGGCGACCCGCTCGCATCTCGTCAGCGAAATCCAGTTCATGCATCACGCGGTCGACCGCTCGCGCTACTTCGTCATCCCCAATTACTGCGAGCGGATCGCAAAGAGGCAGCGTACGCGCAACGTCGGCATCGTCGGCCGCCTCGACGATCCCAAGAAGAACGTCGCGGCCGCACTCGAGGTCGCGCGGCGCTCGTCGGCTGCGCAGATTCATCTTTGGGGCGGCGCCGACAGCCACGCGCCCGACGGCAGGGTCAGCGTCCACGCATGGAGCCGCGACAAGAATCGCATCTATGACTCCTTCGACGTGCTCGTTTCGATGTCCGAAGAGGAGTCGATGGGGCTTACCGTGATCGAGGCGATGTCGTGCGGGATTCCGTGCGTGCTCGCCGACATTCCGGGATTCCAGATCTACCGCGGCTGCCCCGGCGTCGCGCTGGTGCCGCTTGGCGATCGCGACGCCGCCGTCGAATGGGTCGACCGGTTTCTCGACGCGCGCGCCGAACTCGCGCCGGCCCTCATCGCCCGCTGGCAAGCGCATTACTCGCGGGATGCGGTCGCCGCACAGTGGTTTCGCGAAGTCGAGGCGCTGACTTCACACGCCGCCTGA
- a CDS encoding glycosyltransferase: MTEARGGGAEIVVFSSLFPSAARPGAGLFIRERMFRVAQRRRLVVVSPQPWFPGQSLIRRVRAGYRPPVATFEVQQGIDVHHPRFLSLPGVLRRLDGLSMALACLPLLRRLRRDGARLIDAHFAYPDGDAATRLGRWLGLPATVTLRGTEVPHSRNPVLRRRLRRVVRDAARVFSVSDSLRRLALELGADPRKTEVVGNGVDVGVFHPVDRAAARARFGLPDDARVLVSVGGLVERKGMHRVLDCLPALRAQWPDLHYLVVGGASAEGDMRAELEARTARLGFAGRVHFPGTLPPAELKWALSAADVFVLATRNEGWANVFLEAMACGLPVVTTDVGGNREVVGSAELGRVVPFGDASALTAALTDALRTDWDREAIIDYARRNQWDARIEQLLRAFDTIVGIRSGDAEFAPR; this comes from the coding sequence TTGACTGAAGCGCGCGGCGGCGGCGCCGAGATCGTCGTGTTCAGTTCGCTGTTCCCGAGCGCGGCACGCCCGGGTGCCGGGCTTTTCATCCGCGAGCGCATGTTCCGCGTCGCGCAGCGTCGCCGGCTCGTCGTCGTCTCGCCGCAGCCATGGTTTCCCGGGCAGTCGCTGATACGTCGCGTGCGTGCGGGCTACCGTCCGCCGGTTGCCACGTTCGAGGTCCAGCAGGGGATCGACGTCCACCATCCGCGTTTCCTTTCGCTGCCCGGTGTGCTGCGCCGGCTCGACGGTCTGTCGATGGCGCTCGCCTGCCTGCCGCTGCTGCGCCGCCTGCGCCGCGACGGCGCACGACTCATCGACGCGCACTTCGCCTATCCCGACGGCGACGCGGCGACGCGCCTCGGGCGCTGGCTCGGCCTGCCGGCGACCGTGACCTTGCGCGGCACCGAAGTGCCGCACAGCCGCAACCCGGTCCTGCGGCGCCGGCTGCGCCGCGTCGTGCGTGACGCCGCGCGCGTGTTTTCGGTGTCGGATTCGCTGCGGCGTCTCGCGCTGGAGCTCGGCGCCGACCCGCGGAAGACCGAGGTCGTCGGCAATGGCGTCGACGTCGGCGTGTTCCACCCGGTCGATCGTGCCGCAGCCCGCGCGCGCTTCGGCCTGCCCGACGATGCGCGCGTCCTCGTCTCGGTCGGGGGGCTCGTTGAGCGCAAGGGCATGCACCGGGTTCTCGACTGTCTGCCGGCGCTGCGCGCGCAATGGCCGGACCTGCATTACCTCGTGGTCGGCGGCGCGAGTGCGGAAGGCGACATGCGTGCCGAACTCGAGGCGCGGACCGCACGCCTGGGCTTTGCCGGCCGCGTCCACTTTCCCGGCACCTTGCCGCCCGCCGAGCTCAAATGGGCGCTCTCGGCCGCCGATGTGTTCGTGCTCGCGACGCGCAACGAGGGCTGGGCCAACGTCTTTCTCGAGGCGATGGCCTGCGGCCTGCCCGTCGTCACGACCGACGTCGGCGGCAATCGCGAGGTCGTCGGCAGCGCCGAACTCGGTCGGGTCGTGCCCTTCGGCGACGCGTCCGCATTGACCGCGGCGCTAACCGACGCGCTGCGCACGGACTGGGACCGCGAGGCGATCATCGACTACGCCCGGCGCAACCAGTGGGACGCGCGGATCGAGCAGCTGCTGCGCGCCTTCGACACGATCGTCGGGATCCGCTCCGGCGACGCGGAGTTCGCGCCGCGATGA
- a CDS encoding phenylacetate--CoA ligase family protein, translating to MSVPAWFARGVFRLQEALVRRPTFATLRELERTQWLTPAQMRDYQTARLNALLQIALAHSPWHAARIEAAGLGDSVRAGQMQLDALARLPTMDKRDARENVEQLVWRGVPGGVFPYTTGGSSGEPLIFHFGRARQAADAAGRLRARRWWGVEPGAREVYLWGAPVELKKTDRIKTLRDRLVNQLLLNAFEMSPARMDDYLRAIAAWNPQAIYGYASSLALLAAHAEARGLRPRLPALRVVSSTGEPLFPHQRELIERVFGVAVSVEYGARDAGLMALESPDGVLLQMSETHLIEVLDGAGNPAEEGEAVVTSLVSAAQPFIRYRTGDVVRHSGRADPGGRGLAVLDAVVGRQTDFIVAADGRIMHALALIYVLRAIPGVAQFKLVQHAVDRIEVEVVPGPQWDAGAADALIQGLRARLGESLAVDLKLQEAIAPEASGKHRYVVSHVRLDGALAQAGAART from the coding sequence ATGAGCGTGCCGGCCTGGTTCGCGCGCGGCGTCTTCCGCCTGCAGGAGGCGCTGGTGCGGCGCCCGACCTTCGCCACGCTGCGTGAACTCGAGCGCACGCAATGGCTCACGCCCGCGCAGATGCGCGACTACCAGACGGCCCGGCTCAATGCGCTGCTGCAGATCGCGCTCGCCCACAGCCCGTGGCACGCGGCGCGCATCGAGGCCGCCGGGCTCGGCGACAGCGTCAGGGCCGGCCAGATGCAGCTCGACGCGCTCGCGCGTCTGCCGACCATGGACAAGCGCGACGCCCGCGAGAACGTCGAGCAACTGGTCTGGCGCGGCGTGCCCGGCGGCGTTTTTCCCTATACGACCGGTGGCTCGAGCGGCGAGCCGCTGATTTTCCACTTCGGCCGTGCGCGCCAGGCCGCCGACGCCGCGGGGCGCCTGCGCGCACGGCGCTGGTGGGGCGTCGAGCCGGGTGCGCGCGAGGTCTATCTATGGGGGGCGCCGGTGGAGCTGAAGAAGACCGACCGCATCAAGACGCTGCGCGACCGGCTCGTGAACCAGTTGCTGCTGAACGCCTTCGAGATGTCGCCCGCGCGCATGGACGACTACCTGCGTGCGATCGCGGCGTGGAATCCGCAGGCGATCTATGGCTACGCGAGCAGCCTCGCCCTGCTCGCCGCGCATGCCGAAGCGCGCGGGCTGCGCCCCCGGCTGCCCGCGCTGCGCGTCGTCAGCAGTACCGGCGAGCCGTTGTTTCCGCACCAGCGCGAACTGATCGAACGCGTGTTCGGCGTCGCGGTCTCGGTCGAATACGGCGCGCGCGACGCCGGCCTGATGGCGCTCGAGTCACCCGACGGCGTGCTGCTGCAGATGAGCGAGACCCATCTCATCGAGGTACTCGACGGCGCCGGCAATCCGGCCGAGGAGGGCGAGGCCGTCGTCACCTCCCTCGTCTCTGCGGCGCAGCCCTTCATCCGCTACCGTACCGGCGACGTCGTCCGGCACAGCGGCCGTGCCGATCCGGGCGGCCGCGGCCTGGCCGTGCTCGACGCCGTCGTCGGGCGGCAGACCGATTTCATCGTCGCCGCCGACGGCCGCATCATGCACGCGCTCGCGCTGATCTACGTGCTGCGCGCGATCCCCGGGGTCGCGCAGTTCAAGCTGGTCCAGCACGCGGTCGACCGCATCGAGGTGGAGGTCGTGCCGGGACCGCAATGGGACGCCGGTGCGGCCGACGCGCTGATCCAGGGCCTGCGCGCCCGCCTCGGCGAGTCGCTCGCGGTCGACCTGAAACTGCAGGAGGCGATCGCGCCCGAGGCGTCGGGCAAGCACCGCTACGTGGTCAGCCACGTTCGGCTCGACGGCGCACTTGCGCAGGCGGGAGCCGCGCGGACATGA
- a CDS encoding glycosyltransferase family 4 protein translates to MSRILVLSELFLPTKGGTAVWAAEVYKRLGGKEIHIVTADVPGAAVVDAAHPNTVHRLDLRRVPWLRPESLAMYARFFGKSLALAFTHRFDAVHAFRALPEGLVAWLVARLTLRPVTIYAHGEELTTWGRGGKYKAMRFALRHADRVIANSEHTRATLLQMGVDAARVAVISPGVDVAVFRPGLDGAALRERAGIGADETLVFSVGRLSRRKGFDQVVRALARLRDDGVAVRYVIGGIGEDAGYLDELIAAHGLSDRVHRIGEVSEAELPRWMNTCDVFAMPNREINGDNEGFGMVFIEAAACGTPSLAGEAGGTAAAVLDGGTGLRVDGASVDAVADGLRALLTQREHRLALGRAALQRVQREFAWERVAEKTRALDRGQHE, encoded by the coding sequence GTGAGTCGTATCCTCGTCTTGAGCGAACTCTTCCTGCCGACCAAGGGCGGCACCGCGGTCTGGGCGGCCGAGGTCTACAAGCGCCTCGGCGGCAAGGAGATCCATATCGTGACCGCCGACGTGCCGGGCGCGGCGGTGGTCGACGCCGCGCATCCCAACACCGTGCACCGCCTCGACCTCAGGCGCGTGCCCTGGCTCAGGCCTGAATCACTCGCGATGTACGCGCGTTTTTTCGGGAAGTCGCTCGCGCTCGCGTTTACCCATCGCTTCGACGCCGTGCATGCGTTCCGCGCGCTCCCCGAGGGTCTTGTCGCCTGGCTGGTCGCACGGCTGACGCTGCGGCCGGTCACGATCTACGCGCACGGCGAGGAGCTCACGACCTGGGGGCGCGGCGGCAAATACAAGGCCATGCGCTTTGCGCTCCGGCACGCCGACCGCGTCATCGCCAACAGCGAGCACACGCGCGCGACGCTGTTGCAGATGGGGGTCGACGCGGCGCGCGTCGCCGTGATCTCTCCCGGTGTCGACGTCGCCGTCTTCAGGCCGGGGCTCGACGGCGCCGCGCTGCGGGAGCGAGCGGGCATCGGCGCCGATGAGACGCTCGTCTTCTCGGTCGGTCGGCTGTCGCGTCGCAAAGGCTTCGACCAGGTCGTTCGCGCGCTCGCCCGGCTACGCGACGACGGCGTCGCGGTGCGCTACGTGATCGGCGGGATCGGCGAGGATGCCGGCTATCTCGACGAACTGATCGCGGCGCACGGGCTTTCCGACCGCGTCCATCGCATCGGTGAGGTGAGCGAGGCCGAGCTGCCGCGCTGGATGAACACCTGCGACGTGTTCGCGATGCCCAACCGCGAGATCAATGGCGATAATGAAGGCTTCGGCATGGTGTTCATCGAGGCGGCGGCGTGCGGGACGCCGAGCCTCGCCGGCGAGGCCGGCGGCACCGCGGCCGCGGTACTGGACGGCGGGACGGGGCTGCGCGTCGACGGCGCCTCGGTCGACGCGGTCGCCGACGGCCTGCGGGCCCTGCTCACGCAGCGCGAGCATCGCCTCGCGCTCGGACGCGCCGCCCTGCAGCGCGTGCAGCGCGAATTCGCCTGGGAGCGCGTCGCAGAAAAGACCCGCGCATTGGACAGAGGACAGCATGAGTGA
- a CDS encoding sulfotransferase family protein, translating into MRSRDFFEKVGKTLAFHARRAQRRARGLRWDLAPRAAVRPIIVIGCSRAGTTLVYKTLSESHEIGSLQRETHDYWASLHPPAAKNWDTHALDAGDASAAERATVSRYFHTWTGRDRWVDKNNQNGLCVPYLHALFPDAVFVFVKRSPGDNLNSLIEGWRKPDEFATWSRELPAEVAVENGELREWCFFLADGWRDYLNAAVEDVAAFQYAAINGAILDARAAIPAAQWVEVFYEDFLRDPRATFRGIFEACSLAFDARLEAHCAAVLDIPYNAFSEIRLDKWKDGRNRERIERVLPQLAPLAARLGY; encoded by the coding sequence ATGCGTTCGCGCGATTTTTTCGAGAAGGTGGGGAAGACGCTGGCATTCCATGCGCGCCGCGCGCAGCGTCGGGCGCGTGGACTGCGCTGGGATCTTGCGCCGCGCGCCGCGGTTCGCCCGATCATCGTGATCGGCTGTTCGCGCGCGGGCACCACGCTCGTCTACAAGACGCTGTCCGAATCGCACGAGATCGGCAGCCTGCAGCGCGAGACTCACGATTACTGGGCGAGCCTGCATCCTCCGGCCGCCAAGAACTGGGACACCCATGCCCTCGACGCGGGCGACGCCAGCGCCGCCGAGCGCGCGACAGTCAGCCGCTACTTCCACACCTGGACCGGACGCGACCGCTGGGTCGACAAGAACAACCAGAACGGCCTCTGCGTGCCCTATCTGCACGCGCTTTTCCCCGACGCGGTGTTCGTCTTCGTCAAGCGTAGCCCGGGCGACAACCTCAATTCGCTGATTGAGGGATGGCGCAAGCCCGACGAATTCGCGACCTGGTCGCGCGAGCTGCCGGCGGAAGTGGCGGTGGAAAACGGCGAACTGCGCGAGTGGTGCTTCTTTCTCGCCGACGGCTGGCGCGACTACCTGAACGCCGCGGTCGAAGACGTCGCGGCCTTCCAGTACGCGGCGATCAACGGCGCGATCCTCGACGCGCGCGCCGCGATCCCGGCAGCGCAATGGGTCGAGGTGTTCTACGAGGATTTTCTGCGCGACCCGCGGGCGACCTTCCGCGGCATCTTCGAGGCCTGTAGCCTGGCTTTCGATGCGCGCCTCGAGGCGCATTGCGCCGCGGTGCTCGACATTCCCTACAACGCGTTCTCCGAAATCCGCCTCGACAAATGGAAGGACGGGCGCAACCGCGAGCGGATCGAGCGCGTGCTGCCGCAGCTGGCGCCGCTGGCGGCGCGGCTCGGCTACTGA